Part of the Paenibacillus sp. JNUCC32 genome is shown below.
GCTGCCAAAGAGCTCCGAGGATTATGCCAGTTCCAGACCTTCTCCGAACAGGTGGACGAAATCGTACACGCCCATGACGAGCAGGCCATCGAACGGATCCGGTACAAGGCCGGTTTGGATTTTGTGCATGAGCTGGATGCTTATCTGGAATATGGTGATCAGCAATTTTTCCAGCCTACGGATATTCAGATGAAGGGGGTGCTCATACCGGCCTCGGAGGTTATGGATAAATACCTTGGCACCATGAGTTTGCCGGTCAGGCAGCGATTGGAGAAGACCGCCTCGGTCCTGTCGGGGCAGGCCCGTACGGAGGACGGCGAGAGGCTGACTTCGGCGGAAGCCAATAAAGTCAAAGCCGCGATCCGAAAAATGTTCACATATCAAAATGCGTTAAGCCTGTACAAGGCATTCTTCTCATATCGGAACATACCGGATCTGTTCATCATGAAGGGGAGGAGAACGATCGAATACGCTGACGTTTTTCCGCTGATTTACCTCAAGATGCATCTGGAAGGGAGTGCCTCCTTCGATATGGTAAAGCATCTGCTGGTCGATGAAATGCAGGATTATACTCCGATTCAGTATGCCGTCATCTCCAAATGGTTTGCTTGCAAAAAGACGATTCTCGGCGACAGCAACCAATCGGTCAACGTGTATACTTCAACCTCGCTGCCCGATATCCAGCGCGTGTTTCCCCAAGCCGATACGATCGAACTGGTAAAAAGCTATCGTTCCACGCTGGAAATCATGAAGCTTGCAAAGCGGATCCATCCGCGCAGCACCATGATTCCCGTGGAGCGGCATGGTGAAGAACCGCTGCTGATCCGGTGTCATGATGCGGCGCAGGAACTGGCGTTCATTCAAGAGCTCACCCGAAACTTTCCGAATTCCGGGATGCAGACGATGGGGATCATATGCAAAACGTCATCGCAAGCCCGGCAGGTGTACGAGACGGTCAGGGGGTTAACGGACAACGTGAGCCTGCTCGATTTTAGCAGCGACCGCTTTCAGGAGGGAATCACGATCACCTTCGCCCATATGGCCAAAGGGCTGGAATTCGACAAGGTTATCGTTCCTTTTGCGGGCGCCGCAAACTATCGTACCGAGATGGATCGAAGCTTGCTCTATATTGCCTGTACCCGGGCCATGCATAAGCTGCTGCTGACCTATTCCGGCGAGCCCGCGGTATGGTTGGCCGGCTCGGCGTAAACCGGATCAGGATTTTGCCATGCGTAAGAATATATCGTTATCCGGAGTCGCGCCCCATGGGCGCGGCTCTATCTTTAGATTATTGGACTCGAATGACCTTGATTGACGTTATGTCTAAATTTAAATAAAACATCAGGCGGTTTAGGAAGGAGGACTCCTTTATATCTAGAAACTATTAATATGGGAGCATCACAGCAAACGTATGGAAGGGGGAACGTAACGGACTGAATAATCCAATAACAGGACAGGAAGTGATATGGGACATTGGACTCTCATCGAATACTTGGAGACTTTTTCAGGAAGACGTGGCCATTTTATGTGTTGTCGATTTGCTGTCACTTGGTAGCCAATATCATCCACGTGAATTTCCCGAGGGTGCTGGGCAATTTCACGGATGAATTGAAGGATGGTTTATTGTCGGTCGGCGGCGTTGTGCAGTACAGCTGGACGCTGCTGGGTATCGGCGTCGGCTTTGCCGTCATCGGCGGGATCGGCCAGTTTCTGGTCATGTACACGGGACGTTATTTCGAATTTATGAACCGGCGCCGCCTGTTT
Proteins encoded:
- a CDS encoding HelD family protein; amino-acid sequence: MLNPNENAEREYLALVLKELQRASEELEGKVSDSYKDIIEAKKYLWVNMAQLDAAERAANRVDISLSIDTGEKQAARLQRMRKLLASPYFGRVDFRTNEPKEEEGAYYIGTHSFTNPESQEHLIYDWRSPVASLFYDYNAGPASYEAPMGRLQGEITVKRQYKIKDGHMEYMIESSMNINDDVLQKELSSNSDEKMKNIVATIQQEQNAIIRNETAHELIIQGAAGSGKTSVALHRVAFLLYRHKETLTSSNVLIISPHKVFSDYISSVLPELGEEKIMEVTMEELAAKELRGLCQFQTFSEQVDEIVHAHDEQAIERIRYKAGLDFVHELDAYLEYGDQQFFQPTDIQMKGVLIPASEVMDKYLGTMSLPVRQRLEKTASVLSGQARTEDGERLTSAEANKVKAAIRKMFTYQNALSLYKAFFSYRNIPDLFIMKGRRTIEYADVFPLIYLKMHLEGSASFDMVKHLLVDEMQDYTPIQYAVISKWFACKKTILGDSNQSVNVYTSTSLPDIQRVFPQADTIELVKSYRSTLEIMKLAKRIHPRSTMIPVERHGEEPLLIRCHDAAQELAFIQELTRNFPNSGMQTMGIICKTSSQARQVYETVRGLTDNVSLLDFSSDRFQEGITITFAHMAKGLEFDKVIVPFAGAANYRTEMDRSLLYIACTRAMHKLLLTYSGEPAVWLAGSA